The sequence below is a genomic window from Sorangiineae bacterium MSr12523.
GCCCGCTTCTTTCGCGAAGCCCGCGCGGTTGCGCGCCTACGGGGAGAACACACGGCTCGCATAACCGATTATGGCTCCCCCGATGGCGGTGCGCCCTACATCGTGATGGAACACCTCGAGGGGATAGACTTGAAAGCCTTGGTGCAGAGGCGTGGCAAGCTCCCCATCGAGGAAGCCGTGGGGTATCTGATCGATGCGTGCAAGGCGATGGATGAAGCCCATCGAGTGGGGATCGTTCATCGCGATCTCAAGCCCAAGAACCTGTTTCTCACCCACCGCCCCGACGGGACGCCGCTGGTGAAGGTGCTCGACTTCGGCATCTCCAAATTGACCGAAACGGCGGAGGACGAACACGCGTCATCGACCGAAAGCGGCTCCATCCTCGGCTCGCCGGGATTCATGTCGCCCGAGCAAATTCGCGACTCCAAGCAAGTCGACGCACGATCGGACATTTATGGCCTGGGTGCGGTGCTCTATTACCTCCTCGCGAACGATTATCCCTTTTCGGCCATTAGCGTAAGCGATCTACTCGAAAAGATTCTGCACGAGCCGCCGCATTCCCTACGCGATCGCCGTCCGGATGTGCCGGCGGCCATCGAGGCGATCGTATCGCGTTGTTTGCAGAAAGACCCCAGCGATCGCTATCCCAATGTAAAAGAGCTCATGGATGCCCTTCGCGGCGCGCTCGAGCAGAAAGAGCAGCCCTCCACGGTGCTGCGCGACGGCGTGGTAGGGGCGCGGCTTCCCGCCGTCGTGCTCATGGCATCGGTGGCCATGGGGGCACTCTTGGCGCGCTGCGCTCCTTATTCCGCATGCATGTTCCGCGATTTCGCAGTCCGCGCTACATCTTCGGCGCCGTGAGGCGCCATCGCTGCAAAAGGTCGGGCGGGACCTCGAAGGGCGATTGCTTGTCCGGTCGTTTCCACAGAATGAGCTTTTGCGCAAAGTACGATGAGACGACCCTGCGGCGCGCCCGAGCCCCTGGGACGCGATTCAACCAGCGGAAAATCACCTGCTTCTGCGCGGCACGGGCGCGCACCAGGACACGCGTCCAGTTGGCGGGCGGCAAATCGAGGGTTTCGGCGAGGTTGATTCCGAAGACACTCTCGTCGAGGAAGAAGTGCATCAAGCTCGTCCCGTAACCGGGAATCGGAAATAGCCCCTCGCTCACCACCATCAGATCGTGCATGAGCCGCCGCCCCTCCGGCGAGGGGCGGAACTGCCGGCGCCCAATGAGCTCGGCCAATGCTTTCGCCTCGTCGAGGCTCCGCGAGGCGAGGCGCGCGTCGATCCCCAGCACGAGAGCCAGATGATGCCAAGTCTCGAGATATCCCCTTTCCTCCTCCTGCGACAGATGCGCCCCGATCTTGCGGAGCCCGTCCAACACCAGCAACGAGAAGGTCAAAAGGGTACCGGCCAAGTCCTCCTGGTTGATCGGTTCCCCGTACTCGGCTGTCGACCACTCCTTGGAGCGAACATGTTGCCGAATGAGCGCATGCATGATGCGCACCTTGATCGCGGATCGGTATCCGATGCCGCCGTGTGCGAGGCCGCCTGGCGTCATCGCATTGATGAGCATTTGCGCGGTTTCGCAGAGGCGGCGTTGTGTATCGTCCTCCAGACGGCGCGCGCGGTGAATGACCTGCACGCCATTGGCCGCCGCATACGCTGCGGGCAATCCATAGCAGCCCAGGATGAGAAGAACCTCCGGCCCATACAGCTCGAACACGCGCTGCCCGGCCTCCACCAACGCAGCATTCTCCAAGGGCACGATGGGCAGCGCTTCGAGCAATTCCCGAAATCGCGGATCGTCGGCCGGAATGCGGTCCGTCCGAAACAAGGCACCGAGCATCTGCCCCACATCGCCGGGGGCCAGCGCCTGCATCAGCGGATCGAGCACATCGTCCGTCCGCATGCGCAAAACATCGAGTTCTTGGTCGGTCACCATCGTTCAAACCCGTTATTGTCGCGTGTCTTTCGTCGGTTCGTACGCGTCCGGCAAATTCGGAGCTGGCAACGACGGTATCGGCGCCGGCTCCGCATCGGGGGCGACGCGCCGCGCGCGCTCTTGGCGACCCGATTCGCTTTTCTCCGTGTGGCGAGGAGTGCGTCCACGGCGCGCGATCGCCGAGTCGTCCGAGGCCGACGGTGCGGCTCCATCGTTCGAATTGTTCTCTTTCGTTTCGACGCTCGCGACGGGCAAAGGCCCTTTCAACACCACCGTCTGGGCTGCCCAAGTTTCCGGCGACATGCCGGTCACGCGGGGCACCGGCGCCTGTTCGAACGAGACAGTCGAAGTCTTCGATTTGCCCGCGTCGGAGCCCGACCGCAGAATGCCTTCTCCGGTCGCAACGACGAAGGCAATCGTCACTCCGAAAAGAACGGCCAATCGCAGACGCTCCGTTTTCAGCGAGGACCGAACCTCGCTTTGCTGCGATTTGCCGCGCGGCACGACCATGCCGGAGGCGCTCGGCTTCGGCCGTTCTTCCTCGATGTATTGCTGAATGGCCCCCGTCAAATCCGAAGCGATGCCCGCTGGCTCCTGCCTGGTGCTCGCCTCCAGCTCCTCGAGCAGGGCCTCCATCGTAGGGAATCGTTCGCTGCGCTCCTCTCGAAGGGCTCTGCGAACGACCGCCGCAACCCCGCGAGGGACCTGCGCCCACTCGGGGCCGAAGTTCACCATGGCCGCGCCAACTTGGAAAAAAGGTGTATCGGCCCAGGGATACCGACCGGTGATGAACTCGAACGCCATCACCGCCCAAGCAAATTGATCGACTGCAGCGTCAACGGGTCTTCCTCGGCTTCGCTCCGGCGCGATGTACTTGGATCCGACTTTGTCCGTTGCGATTTCGATGTTCTCGAATCGGACGTTTACAATCTTGACGACGTCTTCGAGCGGATTGTCCGTCTGCACATCCGCAATGATCACGTTGTCGGGATTCACTTCGCCGTGAACCACCCCGGCGCGATGCAATGCCGCAAGACCGCGCGCAATGGCACCGAGCCATCGGACCCTTCGAGCCCGATCGATGCAAGGATCATCGATGTACCTTCGCAGGGATTTACCCGAAAGATGTTCGCTTGCGACGAATGGAACGCGAGCACGCTCCCCGACGTCGTAAATCACAGTTACGTTCGGATGGCTCACGCCCGCCACGGCCCGGGCCTTCGCGAGCAATTCGTCGATGGCACCCCGTTCCCGGGTACCGGCAAACACTTCGAGCACCACGTTCCGATCGAGAAGGGAATCCCGCACACGAAACGATCCCGATTTGTCCGACAGCCGATCCTGGAGAATGTAGCGGCCGAAGAGAACGTCGGGGGCGGATTCCAAAGTCGGGGTTGCGTTCGATACGGCGGGCTTCGGCCAATCATGATGGGCGATGATGCGTTCGAGCTCCATCCGCACCGTCGCCGCGCTCTCGGGCCGCTTTTCGGGCTCCGTGGCGAGCAGACGGGCGACCAGATCGTCCATCGAAGGCGGAACGTCGGTCCGAAATTCGGATGCTCGCGGCGAATCGAGAAGCACCATTCGCGCAAACGCGTTGAACTCGGGTGTTTCCTCGAATGCTTCCACCCCGGTCAAACACCGAAAGAGCAGGCAGCCCAGGGAAAAGAGGTCCGCACGGCCGTCGAGAATGCGAGCACCACGTGCCTGTTCCGGTGCCATGTAGCCGGGCGTCCCCAGAACGGTTCGCGCCGACAGCGTATCCACCATGACATCTTCTCGATCCACGCGACCCGACTTGCGCGATTGCGCCAAGCCAAAATCGACGAGCTTGGCCTCGTGCCAATTGCCGGATGGCAATAAAACATTGAGCGGCTTTATGTCACAATGAATGATCCCAATCGCGTGCATCGCTTCGAGCGCGCTCGCAAGGTGGCAACCAAGGGCCGCGGTGTCGCGAATCGAGAGCGGGCCTTCGCGCAGTCGCGCATGCAGCGTTTCACCCGCAATCCACTCCATGGCCAAATAGGCGTCCCCCTCCGCATCGACGCCGTGTGCAACGTATTGAACGACGCCAGGGTGTCGAAGATCTTCGAGCGCGCTGACCTCCGCGTTGAAGCGATGCAGCGTCGCCGGATCCGTACGGTGAAGAATCTTGAGCGCCACGGATTCTTCGCGAACGTGGTCGAACGCCCGGTACACGACCCCCATGCCGCCAACGCCGGCCTCCGCCTCGATGGCGAATCGGCCGGCAAATAGCTCCTTTTCCAATCGAAGGGCCTGCGCGAGGTCGCCAGGGACACGCATCAGGGACCGTCCCCCAGCACGATACGGGCTTCGGCGTTCAGCTCTTCCTCGCTTGCCGTACATTCGCGAAGGGCCATGAGAATGGCTGCGCGAAAGTGACGGCGTGCGTACACCAGCCGATTGTTCACGTCGTTGACCGAAATCCCCAGTTGGGCGGCAATGGCCTCGTACGATGGCCGGTCCTGTTCCTCGGCAAGATGAAACAACTCGAAAGCTTGGAAGTGGACGAGCTTACCTTTGCGTTCACACTCCTCACGCAGGCACTCCACGGCACTCTGAAGAAGACTCTTCACCCACTCGGCCTCGAACAACTCTTCGGCATTGTAGACCGTCGCATCGTCGCGCTGAATACCAATTTCGAGCTCGGCTGCCTCGAAATCGAACGGTACGAAGGCAATGCCGCCACCGCGCTTTTTGGCATGCCGATGCCGCTGGTAGCTCGCCACGAAACGATCGACACAGACACGGACGAAGGTACGAAAACGCGCGCGCTGCGGATCGAAGCTCGAAAAGATATTCTTCGCCGTGGCGAGCAAGAAGAATTCCTGTGTAAATTCCTCGGCCTCGAGCGCCGTTTTTCGCCAGCGGAGCCGAATGTACTTGTAGACGGGCTTCCAATACCTCCGTGCCAGAACCTTTAGCGACCGCTCGCGCTCGGCGGGATTGTCATCGCGCACGCCGAGGACCGCCGAAGGCGGAGTGTGGGGAAAGCTCTCTCCGTCCTCCGCGCGCCCCATCGTTGCCTCGCGAATTGGACGAACCGCGCCATTTGACACTTCTCGTCCACCGGATGTCACTTTGAACCTCCCGAGCCAGAAATTACAATATGACACACATTCGCTCCCATGGGCGCTCGACACGGTGAGCAATTTTTCGAGGGCAACCTACGAGCGCAGCCGGCGGCGGGCGAATAAGAGGGTATGAGTTGCTGGGATCGCACGACGTGCACGTTCGCGTAAGCAGGGGGGCGCGAGCACCACATCGTCATTGACGCTAACACCGGCGCGCGTAGCCCGCAATGCTGAGGCGCCGGCGCAAAGCAATCCACGAACCGCGCACAACGAACTTTTGCCGTTTGCGCAACACTCGAGTTTACGTCGTAGACGTAAGCCGAGTCGTTTCGTGAGTGGCCGATCGTGCTCGAGAAACATCATGGGTCCGCCTTGGACCACTTACGGCGTGGCCTTCGTCTCGAATGCCCCTGGGACGAGGTGCGCCATCCGTCGAAGAGGAATGGAATGAGTGCTGTCGAAAAGAAGCAAAACCCACCTGATACCTGGAGGCGTCCGCGCGGCAACGGGGCGACGCTCGATGAGCCGACCCACACCGGCGTGAGAACGTCCTCGCGAAAGATTGCCGACGAAGAAGGCAAGTCGCCCGTTCGACCGGGGGAAGTGATTGCGGCGAAGTACCGCGTCGAGCGCATCATTGGCTCGGGCGACATGGGCGTCGTGGTCGCCGCAAGGCACGTGCAGCTTGGCTTTTTGGTCGCGATCAAGTTCATGCATCCGGAAGCCGTGAACTCGCCACACGCGGCAAAACGATTCTTTCGCGAAGCGCGCGCAGTGGCGCGCTTGCGGGGGGAATACGCCACTCGCGTGAGGGACTTTGGCACCCTCGCAAGCGGTCCGCCTTACATCGTCATGGACCTTCTGGAGGGCAGCGATCTCGAAAGCCTGCTCCAAAAGCGCGGTGCACTCCCAGTCTCCGAGGCCGTGGCGTATGTGCTCGATGCGTGCGCCGCGATGGACGAAGCCCACCAAGCAGGTATCGTTCATCGCGATCTCAAGCCCAAAAACCTGTTTCTCACGCGTCGGCCGGACGGGACGCCGTTGGTGAAGGTCCTCGACTTCGGTATTTCGAAGTTGGCCGCGACGGAAGAGGATCGGGCCGGATCCCCCACGCGAACGGGATCCATCCTCGGCTCGCCCGGATTCATGTCACCCGAGCAGATTCGAGACTCGAAGCGCGTCGATGCTCGCGCCGATATTTATGGCCTGGGCGCGGTGCTCTATTACCTACTTGCAAATGATTACCCCTTTGCGGCGGTGGGTGTAAGTGAACTCTTCGGGAAGATCCTCTACGA
It includes:
- a CDS encoding serine/threonine protein kinase, which encodes MSAVERKTRRREVVVTADAWTRSLGHESTLDDVTPITRVRALRRKRRHAKAEPPILVGDLVASKYRIERVLGYGDMGLVVAARHLQLGFLVAIKFMRPEAQSESRAARFFREARAVARLRGEHTARITDYGSPDGGAPYIVMEHLEGIDLKALVQRRGKLPIEEAVGYLIDACKAMDEAHRVGIVHRDLKPKNLFLTHRPDGTPLVKVLDFGISKLTETAEDEHASSTESGSILGSPGFMSPEQIRDSKQVDARSDIYGLGAVLYYLLANDYPFSAISVSDLLEKILHEPPHSLRDRRPDVPAAIEAIVSRCLQKDPSDRYPNVKELMDALRGALEQKEQPSTVLRDGVVGARLPAVVLMASVAMGALLARCAPYSACMFRDFAVRATSSAP
- a CDS encoding DUF2236 domain-containing protein; the protein is MVTDQELDVLRMRTDDVLDPLMQALAPGDVGQMLGALFRTDRIPADDPRFRELLEALPIVPLENAALVEAGQRVFELYGPEVLLILGCYGLPAAYAAANGVQVIHRARRLEDDTQRRLCETAQMLINAMTPGGLAHGGIGYRSAIKVRIMHALIRQHVRSKEWSTAEYGEPINQEDLAGTLLTFSLLVLDGLRKIGAHLSQEEERGYLETWHHLALVLGIDARLASRSLDEAKALAELIGRRQFRPSPEGRRLMHDLMVVSEGLFPIPGYGTSLMHFFLDESVFGINLAETLDLPPANWTRVLVRARAAQKQVIFRWLNRVPGARARRRVVSSYFAQKLILWKRPDKQSPFEVPPDLLQRWRLTAPKM
- a CDS encoding serine/threonine protein kinase yields the protein MRVPGDLAQALRLEKELFAGRFAIEAEAGVGGMGVVYRAFDHVREESVALKILHRTDPATLHRFNAEVSALEDLRHPGVVQYVAHGVDAEGDAYLAMEWIAGETLHARLREGPLSIRDTAALGCHLASALEAMHAIGIIHCDIKPLNVLLPSGNWHEAKLVDFGLAQSRKSGRVDREDVMVDTLSARTVLGTPGYMAPEQARGARILDGRADLFSLGCLLFRCLTGVEAFEETPEFNAFARMVLLDSPRASEFRTDVPPSMDDLVARLLATEPEKRPESAATVRMELERIIAHHDWPKPAVSNATPTLESAPDVLFGRYILQDRLSDKSGSFRVRDSLLDRNVVLEVFAGTRERGAIDELLAKARAVAGVSHPNVTVIYDVGERARVPFVASEHLSGKSLRRYIDDPCIDRARRVRWLGAIARGLAALHRAGVVHGEVNPDNVIIADVQTDNPLEDVVKIVNVRFENIEIATDKVGSKYIAPERSRGRPVDAAVDQFAWAVMAFEFITGRYPWADTPFFQVGAAMVNFGPEWAQVPRGVAAVVRRALREERSERFPTMEALLEELEASTRQEPAGIASDLTGAIQQYIEEERPKPSASGMVVPRGKSQQSEVRSSLKTERLRLAVLFGVTIAFVVATGEGILRSGSDAGKSKTSTVSFEQAPVPRVTGMSPETWAAQTVVLKGPLPVASVETKENNSNDGAAPSASDDSAIARRGRTPRHTEKSESGRQERARRVAPDAEPAPIPSLPAPNLPDAYEPTKDTRQ
- a CDS encoding sigma-70 family RNA polymerase sigma factor; the encoded protein is MGRAEDGESFPHTPPSAVLGVRDDNPAERERSLKVLARRYWKPVYKYIRLRWRKTALEAEEFTQEFFLLATAKNIFSSFDPQRARFRTFVRVCVDRFVASYQRHRHAKKRGGGIAFVPFDFEAAELEIGIQRDDATVYNAEELFEAEWVKSLLQSAVECLREECERKGKLVHFQAFELFHLAEEQDRPSYEAIAAQLGISVNDVNNRLVYARRHFRAAILMALRECTASEEELNAEARIVLGDGP
- a CDS encoding serine/threonine protein kinase, giving the protein MSAVEKKQNPPDTWRRPRGNGATLDEPTHTGVRTSSRKIADEEGKSPVRPGEVIAAKYRVERIIGSGDMGVVVAARHVQLGFLVAIKFMHPEAVNSPHAAKRFFREARAVARLRGEYATRVRDFGTLASGPPYIVMDLLEGSDLESLLQKRGALPVSEAVAYVLDACAAMDEAHQAGIVHRDLKPKNLFLTRRPDGTPLVKVLDFGISKLAATEEDRAGSPTRTGSILGSPGFMSPEQIRDSKRVDARADIYGLGAVLYYLLANDYPFAAVGVSELFGKILYDPPRSLRDRRPDVPVALEAVVGRCLQKKATDRYSNVKELMAALREAMDRSSDSLEQTVVDAPFVRAYVAPGAATVAIQPRLHARARLGALVIAGAITSVLLGALLARCVEPSIQPSPPTPHHTTTR